In a single window of the Halobaculum lipolyticum genome:
- a CDS encoding branched-chain amino acid ABC transporter permease, with translation MALADFLITLLTFVAIYGLFGVGLNVKYGFTGLVDFGHVAYFMIGAYVTVVLTMPASVQGYGGIGGFDLPALFGALFPGGALVGWFVGIAGGMVAAALVSLLVGVPTLRLREDYLAITALGIATILTAVFENEEWLFNGPFGVRSVYQPLAGVFPVSLGSFTLNMVVLGGLSVVTFLAGGFLVVRYARDAGGRTRALVGAAAAVFVLWYFVQPLLGGGMVELQTNVMWLFDPTAGPEGGLDYDRFFLLFATALLGAGYWWVERTVNSPYGRVLRAVRDDEDVPKALGKDTYRYKIQAMMVGSGLGGAAGALYAIQLGFISPEQFASTLTFFAFTAVIIGGTANNAGVILGTAVFWLINSGTRFLNDFVPSEFSVQLAAARLMLIGALLIVILYYRPEGLLGEQEYDVGVADGDAPPDRTTGGVAGGGTDD, from the coding sequence ATGGCGCTCGCGGACTTCCTCATCACGCTGCTCACGTTCGTCGCGATATACGGCCTGTTCGGGGTCGGCCTGAACGTCAAGTACGGCTTCACGGGGCTGGTCGACTTCGGCCACGTCGCCTACTTCATGATCGGCGCGTACGTCACCGTGGTGCTCACGATGCCCGCGTCGGTGCAGGGGTACGGCGGCATCGGCGGCTTCGACCTGCCCGCGCTGTTCGGCGCGCTGTTCCCCGGCGGGGCGCTCGTCGGCTGGTTCGTCGGCATCGCCGGCGGGATGGTCGCGGCCGCCCTCGTCTCCCTGCTCGTGGGCGTGCCGACGCTGCGGCTCCGCGAGGACTACCTCGCGATCACCGCCCTCGGGATCGCGACGATCCTGACCGCCGTCTTCGAGAACGAGGAGTGGCTGTTCAACGGGCCGTTCGGCGTCCGCTCGGTGTACCAACCGCTGGCGGGCGTGTTCCCGGTCAGCCTCGGCAGCTTCACGCTGAACATGGTCGTCCTCGGCGGGCTGTCGGTGGTGACGTTCCTCGCCGGCGGGTTCCTCGTCGTCCGGTACGCCAGAGACGCCGGCGGACGGACGCGGGCGCTCGTCGGCGCCGCGGCCGCCGTCTTCGTCCTCTGGTACTTCGTCCAGCCGCTGCTCGGCGGCGGGATGGTCGAACTGCAGACGAACGTGATGTGGCTGTTCGACCCGACCGCGGGCCCGGAGGGCGGACTCGACTACGACCGCTTCTTCCTGCTGTTCGCGACGGCGCTGCTGGGCGCCGGCTACTGGTGGGTCGAGCGGACCGTCAACAGCCCGTACGGCCGGGTGCTGCGGGCCGTCCGCGACGACGAGGACGTCCCGAAGGCGCTGGGCAAGGACACCTACCGCTACAAGATCCAAGCGATGATGGTCGGATCCGGGCTGGGGGGCGCCGCGGGCGCCCTCTACGCGATCCAGCTGGGGTTCATCAGCCCCGAGCAGTTCGCCTCGACGCTGACGTTCTTCGCGTTCACCGCCGTCATCATCGGCGGCACCGCGAACAACGCGGGCGTGATCCTCGGGACGGCCGTGTTCTGGCTCATCAACAGCGGGACGCGGTTCCTCAACGACTTCGTCCCCTCGGAGTTCAGCGTCCAACTGGCCGCCGCGCGGCTGATGCTCATCGGCGCGCTGCTCATCGTCATCCTCTACTACCGTCCCGAGGGGCTCCTCGGGGAGCAGGAGTACGACGTGGGCGTCGCCGACGGGGACGCGCCGCCCGACCGCACGACCGGCGGCGTCGCCGGAGGTGGCACCGATGACTGA
- a CDS encoding ABC transporter ATP-binding protein translates to MTEPRPTDDDRIDADSASDGVAGAESVADDAPGSSTGVDDALLTVDGLRKEFGGITALDGASVDVGRGVTGLIGPNGAGKTTLFNCITGFLEPDGGQVRFGGEDITGVRPAALAQQGLVRTFQIPRELESMTVRENLLLATPEQFGERLTGAWRRGERFADDERRARRRAAETAEFFELDHLLDEPAGNLSGGQRKLLELARALLTDPDMLLLDEPMAGVNPSLQRKILDRIHDLEERGYAFLLVEHDIDVIMEHCERVIVLHRGEQLTAGTPEEVRSDERVVEAYLGGDEV, encoded by the coding sequence ATGACTGAGCCGCGGCCGACCGACGACGACCGGATCGACGCCGACAGCGCCAGCGACGGCGTCGCCGGGGCCGAGTCCGTCGCGGACGACGCTCCCGGCTCGTCGACCGGCGTCGACGACGCGCTGTTGACCGTCGACGGCCTCCGCAAGGAGTTCGGCGGGATCACCGCCCTCGACGGGGCGTCCGTCGACGTCGGGCGGGGGGTCACCGGACTCATCGGTCCCAACGGCGCCGGGAAGACCACGCTGTTCAACTGCATCACCGGCTTCCTCGAACCGGACGGCGGACAGGTCCGCTTCGGCGGCGAGGACATCACGGGAGTCCGGCCCGCGGCGCTCGCCCAGCAGGGGCTGGTGCGGACGTTCCAGATCCCTCGCGAACTGGAGAGCATGACCGTCCGCGAGAACCTCCTGCTCGCGACGCCCGAGCAGTTCGGCGAGCGGCTCACCGGCGCGTGGCGCCGCGGCGAGCGGTTCGCCGACGACGAGCGTCGCGCCCGGCGCCGCGCCGCGGAGACGGCCGAGTTCTTCGAACTCGACCACCTGCTCGACGAGCCGGCGGGCAACCTCTCGGGCGGCCAGCGGAAGCTGTTGGAACTGGCCCGGGCGCTGTTGACCGACCCGGACATGCTGCTGCTCGACGAGCCGATGGCGGGCGTGAACCCCTCGCTCCAGCGGAAGATCCTCGACCGGATCCACGACCTGGAAGAACGGGGGTACGCCTTCCTCCTCGTCGAACACGACATCGACGTCATCATGGAACACTGCGAACGCGTGATCGTGTTGCATCGGGGCGAACAGCTCACCGCGGGGACGCCCGAGGAGGTCCGGTCGGACGAGCGCGTCGTCGAGGCGTACCTCGGGGGTGACGAGGTATGA
- a CDS encoding ABC transporter ATP-binding protein yields the protein MTDGSLLDIESLDAGYGDLQILTDVDMAVADGEYVTIVGPNGAGKSTAMKSVFGLTTYMGGSITFDGTPVHGVSTRDIIREGISYVPQTDNLFPSLTVRENLEMGAYIVDDVPEGRIDEVFDRFPVLRERRRQRAGSMSGGQQQMLAMGSALMLDPDLLLLDEPSAGLAPDLVAEMFDRIDEINDDGTAILMVEQNAKEALRRCDRGYVLVNGGNAYEGPGDELLGDPEVRERFLGG from the coding sequence ATGACCGACGGCTCGCTGCTCGACATCGAGTCGCTCGACGCCGGCTACGGCGACCTGCAGATCCTCACGGACGTCGACATGGCCGTCGCGGACGGCGAGTACGTCACCATCGTCGGCCCGAACGGTGCGGGGAAGTCGACCGCGATGAAGTCCGTCTTCGGGCTGACGACGTACATGGGCGGATCGATCACCTTCGACGGGACGCCCGTCCACGGCGTCTCCACGCGCGACATCATCCGCGAGGGGATCAGTTACGTCCCGCAGACGGACAACCTCTTCCCGTCGCTCACGGTCCGCGAGAACCTCGAGATGGGCGCGTACATCGTCGACGACGTCCCAGAGGGACGCATCGACGAGGTGTTCGATCGGTTCCCCGTCCTCCGCGAACGCCGACGCCAGCGGGCCGGCTCGATGTCCGGCGGCCAACAGCAGATGCTCGCCATGGGGAGCGCCCTCATGCTCGACCCGGACCTCCTCTTGCTCGACGAGCCGTCGGCCGGACTCGCGCCGGACCTCGTCGCGGAGATGTTCGACCGCATCGACGAGATCAACGACGACGGCACGGCGATCCTGATGGTCGAGCAGAACGCCAAGGAGGCGCTGCGCCGCTGTGACCGCGGCTACGTGCTCGTCAACGGCGGGAACGCCTACGAGGGTCCCGGGGACGAACTCCTCGGGGACCCGGAGGTGCGCGAGCGCTTCCTCGGCGGCTGA
- a CDS encoding heavy metal translocating P-type ATPase, with protein sequence MTDRHATGQQHRDGAPTDRACPGCRICGCYETAAERETAADDRTADHADDGHRGNEDHGGHHGHDGPGTHETHDGHDGGHGESGATGGHDHGSMVDHSGHEAMFRRRFLVCLPLALPVLYYSATLQEWLGFSAVAFPGSAFVAPVLGVVVFAYGGVPFLRMGAVEARNREPGMMLLISLAITVAFGYSVAAVVSAVGEPFFWELVTLIVVFLLGHWIEMRSVRRASGALDQLAELVPATAERVGESGDTEEVPVGDLSVGDLVLVRPGANVPADGVVESGDSAVDEALITGESTPVDKTAGDEVIGGTTNRSGSLRVRVTATGEETTLSGIVRLVEDAQRSESRTQLLADRAAGWLFYAALGVAAVTAVAWTAVEGFGLPVVERVVTVLVIACPHALGLAVPLVVAINTSLAARNGILVRDRVAMEAARTLDTVVFDKTGTLTRGEQGVVGVATADGWGEDDVLAVMAAVEGDSEHAIAAAVRSAARERALAVPEARGFEALEGRGVRATVAADAVPGSDGRSTAAVGASEEPVYVGGPNLLRHLDVEPGDVLAAFADEAGSRGEGVVYLVHDGTTVGAVALADVVREESRAAVDALHAMGVEVAMLTGDSEAVARAVAADLGIDEYFAEVLPGDKDAKIAELQTGGRTVAMVGDGVNDAPALTRADVGIAIGSGTDVAVESADVVLVDNDPRDVVSLLRLSRASYRKMRENLVWAAGYNVFALPLAAGLLAPVGFLLSPAVGAVLMSASTVVVAVNAQLLRRADIGV encoded by the coding sequence ATGACCGACCGCCACGCCACGGGGCAGCAGCACCGCGACGGCGCGCCGACCGACCGAGCGTGCCCCGGCTGTCGGATCTGTGGCTGCTACGAGACCGCCGCCGAACGCGAGACGGCGGCCGACGACCGCACCGCCGACCACGCCGACGACGGGCACCGGGGGAACGAGGACCACGGCGGGCACCACGGGCACGACGGCCCCGGCACCCACGAGACCCACGACGGCCACGACGGTGGACACGGGGAGAGCGGCGCGACCGGCGGGCACGACCACGGCTCGATGGTCGACCACTCGGGCCACGAGGCGATGTTCAGACGGCGGTTCCTCGTCTGTCTCCCGCTCGCGCTCCCCGTCCTCTACTACAGCGCGACGCTGCAGGAGTGGCTCGGCTTCTCGGCGGTCGCGTTCCCCGGCAGCGCGTTCGTCGCCCCCGTCCTCGGGGTCGTCGTGTTCGCCTACGGCGGCGTGCCGTTCCTCCGGATGGGCGCCGTCGAGGCGCGCAACCGCGAGCCGGGGATGATGCTGCTCATCTCGTTGGCGATCACCGTCGCGTTCGGCTACAGCGTCGCCGCCGTCGTCTCCGCGGTGGGCGAACCGTTCTTCTGGGAACTCGTCACGCTGATCGTCGTCTTCCTGCTCGGCCACTGGATCGAGATGCGCAGCGTCCGCCGGGCCTCCGGCGCGCTCGACCAACTCGCCGAACTCGTGCCCGCCACCGCCGAGCGCGTCGGCGAGTCCGGCGACACCGAAGAAGTCCCCGTCGGCGACCTCTCGGTCGGGGACCTCGTCCTCGTCCGCCCGGGCGCGAACGTCCCCGCCGACGGCGTCGTCGAGTCCGGCGACTCGGCCGTCGACGAGGCGCTGATCACCGGCGAGTCGACGCCGGTGGACAAGACCGCCGGCGACGAGGTGATCGGCGGGACGACGAACCGGAGCGGCAGCCTCCGGGTCCGGGTGACCGCGACGGGCGAGGAGACGACCCTCTCCGGCATCGTCCGACTCGTCGAGGACGCACAGCGGAGCGAGTCGCGCACGCAACTGCTGGCGGATCGGGCCGCCGGCTGGCTGTTCTACGCGGCCCTCGGCGTCGCGGCGGTCACGGCCGTCGCGTGGACGGCCGTCGAGGGGTTCGGCCTCCCGGTCGTCGAGCGGGTCGTCACCGTGCTGGTCATCGCCTGCCCCCACGCGCTCGGGCTGGCGGTCCCGCTCGTCGTGGCGATCAACACGTCGCTGGCGGCGCGCAACGGGATCCTCGTCCGCGACCGCGTCGCCATGGAGGCGGCGCGCACGCTCGACACGGTCGTCTTCGACAAGACCGGGACGCTGACGAGGGGCGAACAGGGCGTCGTCGGCGTCGCGACGGCGGACGGCTGGGGCGAGGACGACGTGCTCGCCGTGATGGCGGCCGTCGAGGGCGACTCCGAACACGCCATCGCCGCGGCCGTCCGCTCGGCGGCGCGGGAGCGCGCGCTCGCCGTCCCCGAGGCGCGAGGGTTCGAGGCGCTCGAAGGGCGCGGGGTGCGCGCGACCGTCGCCGCCGACGCCGTCCCCGGGTCCGACGGGCGCTCGACGGCGGCCGTCGGAGCGAGCGAGGAGCCGGTGTACGTGGGCGGGCCGAACCTCCTGCGGCACCTCGACGTCGAACCGGGGGACGTGCTCGCGGCGTTCGCGGACGAGGCGGGGTCCCGCGGGGAGGGCGTGGTGTACCTCGTCCACGACGGGACGACCGTCGGCGCGGTCGCCCTCGCCGACGTGGTCCGCGAGGAGAGTCGCGCGGCCGTCGACGCGCTCCACGCGATGGGCGTCGAGGTGGCCATGTTGACCGGCGACTCCGAGGCCGTCGCCCGCGCGGTCGCGGCCGACCTCGGCATCGACGAGTACTTCGCCGAAGTCCTCCCGGGCGACAAAGACGCGAAGATCGCCGAGTTGCAGACGGGCGGTCGCACGGTCGCGATGGTCGGCGACGGCGTGAACGACGCCCCCGCGTTGACGCGTGCGGACGTCGGCATCGCCATCGGGTCTGGGACGGACGTCGCCGTCGAGTCGGCGGACGTCGTCCTCGTCGACAACGACCCGCGCGACGTGGTGAGCCTCCTCCGCTTGAGTCGCGCCAGCTACCGGAAGATGCGCGAGAACCTCGTGTGGGCGGCCGGCTACAACGTGTTCGCCCTCCCGCTGGCGGCCGGCCTGCTCGCCCCGGTCGGGTTCCTGCTGTCGCCCGCGGTCGGCGCGGTGTTGATGTCGGCGAGTACGGTCGTCGTCGCGGTCAACGCGCAACTCCTCCGACGGGCGGACATCGGGGTGTGA
- a CDS encoding SHOCT domain-containing protein, with the protein MTQPDTLVRPLVLVLAAILLLPLLGMTMMLPMMGLWGWGHMAGTGTWGGSWLWLGMWLVPLALLAAGGYAVYTALRRTADDAPDAAIRELRSAYARGDLSDEEFDRRRERLRRSE; encoded by the coding sequence ATGACCCAACCGGACACACTCGTTCGACCGCTCGTGCTCGTGCTGGCAGCGATCCTCCTCCTGCCACTGCTCGGGATGACCATGATGCTGCCCATGATGGGCCTGTGGGGGTGGGGGCACATGGCCGGCACCGGCACGTGGGGCGGGTCGTGGCTGTGGCTCGGGATGTGGCTCGTCCCGCTCGCGCTCCTCGCGGCCGGCGGCTACGCCGTCTACACGGCCCTCCGGCGCACCGCCGACGACGCGCCGGACGCGGCGATCCGGGAACTCCGGTCCGCGTACGCCCGCGGCGACCTCTCCGACGAGGAGTTCGACCGGCGGCGGGAACGGCTCCGCCGGTCGGAGTGA